In one Geoglobus acetivorans genomic region, the following are encoded:
- a CDS encoding branched-chain amino acid ABC transporter permease — MMVSKLPEMDMRQIIAWTIFLIAGLAIPFAVSEAFLYLLGLTMIFLILTISWDIIVGYTGQVNLGHTVFVGLGAYTAALLQVPSRFSGSVDFLANMSPVPVPVSILMGGIVAALFGLGIGIITLRLKGYYFSLVTAILPLVFMQSVYVFSNIFGGEEGFSIGLERSLSESPLLRYYFAFAVFMISFILIWLLVNSEIGLKFRAVRDDEVLAEALGINVVKYKILAFVTSSFFAGIGGATLVHYRITIGPDVYDIPLMLLIILSAVIGGLGTLYGPVFGGFAIYLLKNWWLKGAVQAFPAWLPVNDEVLLYILLIVVAVIAPEGLWSKIKRFTVKKEEALPE, encoded by the coding sequence TTAATAGCGGGTCTTGCAATCCCGTTTGCTGTTTCAGAGGCGTTTCTGTACCTGCTGGGGCTCACCATGATTTTTCTGATCCTGACGATAAGCTGGGACATAATTGTGGGCTACACGGGTCAGGTCAATCTCGGCCACACGGTTTTTGTCGGTCTCGGGGCATACACCGCTGCTCTGCTGCAGGTCCCGTCCAGATTTTCCGGCTCGGTGGATTTTCTGGCAAACATGTCTCCCGTGCCGGTACCCGTATCGATCCTTATGGGAGGAATAGTTGCGGCACTTTTCGGACTTGGCATAGGCATCATTACGCTGAGGCTGAAAGGCTACTACTTCTCACTCGTTACCGCCATACTGCCCCTCGTGTTCATGCAGTCGGTGTATGTCTTCTCCAACATATTCGGCGGTGAGGAGGGATTTTCCATAGGCCTCGAGAGGAGCCTTTCAGAATCACCCCTGCTCAGATACTACTTCGCCTTCGCCGTGTTCATGATCTCCTTCATACTCATCTGGCTGCTTGTCAACAGCGAGATAGGCCTAAAATTCAGGGCAGTCAGAGATGACGAGGTACTCGCAGAGGCTCTTGGAATAAACGTTGTCAAATACAAGATTCTCGCATTCGTTACAAGCTCATTCTTCGCAGGAATAGGTGGTGCCACCCTCGTCCACTACAGAATAACGATCGGGCCCGATGTTTACGATATCCCGCTCATGCTGCTGATAATACTGTCGGCCGTTATAGGCGGGCTTGGAACACTCTACGGCCCCGTTTTTGGTGGGTTTGCGATATACCTCCTCAAGAACTGGTGGCTGAAAGGTGCTGTCCAGGCTTTTCCGGCATGGCTCCCTGTAAACGATGAGGTTCTGCTGTACATACTCCTGATAGTCGTGGCTGTGATTGCACCGGAAGGGTTATGGAGCAAGATAAAGAGGTTCACGGTAAAGAAAGAAGAAGCACTTCCGGAATGA